The following coding sequences are from one Saprospiraceae bacterium window:
- a CDS encoding T9SS type A sorting domain-containing protein → MKKIYAIAFLLCSFFLQAQNRYLDAMFGVKVTPNLVYGNNITVLTANGTPAPEDLKFDLYEPEGDTRTDRPLVLIAHTGSFLPPLYNGQITGSRSDSTVTAAAKYLAARGFVVAAYTYRLGWLPTAPDVNVRTSTLLQAAYRGIQDTRSCIRYFKKSVAEGGNAFGIDPNKIAVYGVGTGGYLSFGAGSLNDFNEVVLDKFINSVDLKPYIDSTIFGNIYGTSQAVLCLPNHPGYSSNFQFAFNLGGALGDSSWLDGEAVEPAYSGMHCVNDFFAPYYEGAVIVPTTREFVVNVIGTRKAIELANKLGSNAVLNTIPDGKDPLEAQIEVQKATNILIPLTGQRIQMGDDHFYGLNLPPFQGSPWDWWDLPTLRNVVAFVNQTRGTNFNADTLHFSGLQTNPDMSQAKGRRYLDTAFALFLPRACAAMGLGCTYVDNKEVSAEQVGLSISPNPAVSSVYFSVKNPEVIQSIYVYDMQGRLVKAHTDINNSGFNMPRNQLGAGVYLTRIHLQGKTISKQIVFEN, encoded by the coding sequence ATGAAAAAAATTTACGCCATTGCTTTTTTATTATGTTCCTTCTTCCTCCAAGCGCAAAATCGCTACCTGGATGCGATGTTCGGGGTGAAAGTAACCCCTAATCTTGTGTATGGTAACAACATCACCGTATTAACTGCGAACGGTACTCCTGCACCTGAAGATCTTAAGTTCGATTTGTATGAACCAGAAGGGGATACAAGAACTGACCGACCCCTCGTATTAATTGCGCATACTGGAAGTTTTCTTCCACCACTTTACAATGGTCAGATTACCGGTAGTAGATCTGACTCCACTGTGACTGCCGCAGCCAAGTATCTAGCAGCACGAGGATTCGTTGTTGCAGCTTATACTTACAGATTGGGTTGGTTGCCTACTGCTCCTGATGTAAATGTGCGTACAAGTACATTGCTCCAGGCTGCGTATCGGGGTATCCAGGACACAAGAAGCTGTATTCGCTATTTTAAAAAATCGGTTGCTGAAGGAGGAAATGCTTTTGGTATTGACCCGAACAAGATTGCTGTGTATGGTGTAGGTACAGGTGGATATCTTTCTTTTGGAGCAGGGTCTTTGAACGATTTTAACGAAGTTGTATTGGATAAATTTATCAATAGTGTGGATTTGAAGCCTTATATCGACAGCACAATTTTTGGTAATATTTATGGTACTTCTCAGGCAGTTCTTTGTTTGCCGAACCATCCAGGTTACAGTTCAAATTTTCAGTTCGCATTTAATTTGGGTGGAGCACTAGGTGATTCCAGTTGGTTGGATGGTGAAGCAGTAGAACCGGCGTATTCAGGAATGCACTGTGTAAATGACTTTTTTGCACCATATTATGAAGGAGCTGTTATAGTACCAACCACTAGAGAATTTGTTGTAAACGTCATAGGAACCAGAAAAGCGATAGAGTTAGCCAATAAACTAGGTTCGAATGCAGTATTAAATACAATCCCTGATGGTAAGGATCCTCTTGAAGCACAAATTGAAGTTCAGAAAGCTACTAATATCCTGATTCCATTGACTGGACAAAGGATACAAATGGGCGATGATCATTTTTATGGCTTAAATTTACCTCCTTTCCAAGGTTCACCTTGGGACTGGTGGGATTTGCCAACGCTTAGAAATGTTGTGGCATTTGTAAATCAAACAAGAGGTACTAATTTTAATGCAGATACATTGCACTTTAGCGGCCTTCAAACCAATCCTGACATGTCTCAGGCAAAAGGTAGAAGATACTTGGATACTGCTTTTGCGCTCTTCTTGCCAAGAGCTTGTGCTGCAATGGGTCTGGGTTGTACCTACGTGGACAATAAAGAAGTTTCTGCAGAACAAGTTGGTTTGAGTATTTCACCAAATCCAGCTGTTTCTTCAGTTTATTTCTCAGTAAAAAACCCTGAAGTTATTCAGTCTATCTATGTGTATGATATGCAGGGTCGGTTGGTGAAAGCCCATACTGATATTAATAATTCAGGATTTAACATGCCTCGCAACCAATTGGGTGCAGGTGTGTATTTGACCAGAATTCACCTCCAAGGCAAGACGATTTCAAAACAAATTGTGTTTGAAAATTAA
- a CDS encoding TonB-dependent receptor, producing the protein MNRYILCHLVIFIYFIFSCGIDLQAQSHLRGTLKDAITGEPLIGATVLVKGTTNGTATDYEGNFILNLSSTGSQKIECRYSGYKTTEFTISDLGRSHQLTLEEETVMIEAIEVKGQRISDKQKSSPLTVESMDLIAIKETPSANFYDGLGSLKDVDLTTASLGFTVINTRGFNSTSPVRSLQIIDGVDNQSPGLNFSLGNFLGASELDVNKVDLIVGASSAFYGPNAFNGVISMETKNPFLHKGVSVSVKLGERNLVENAVRWADVKKNKSGHDFFGYKLNLFHMRAYDWEADNYDPVYDTKTDRNNPGGYDAVNIYGDEYQSSNDLSKSAPANPGIGIFHRKGYKETDLVDYHSYNIKANAALHFRLRPSKVFESPELIFSSSFGGGSTVYQGDNRYSLKNILFFQHKAELIKRDHWFLRLYGTHENSGDSYDPYFTALKLQSNAKSNDIFTKNYINYWNINIKPKIQSIEGYPKPSNFIGNPEGYNKALSEFLGKIQDSLYLWHFLTQTFANIGDSIINTASFYEPGSTEFNSAFESITSKIAYSENGTKFYDRSALVHGQGEYIFKDLVANQILSDFDITVGGSARVYFPDSKGSILLDTGNADIRTYEYGFYVGPTLSFLHNKLKFNITARLDKHENFNFLVSPAASIVYNPSANNYLRISFSSAIRNPTLTDQYLHYNVGRAVLLGNINGIDDLITVESFVDFLNTGRRDTLVYFSIPAIQPEKVKTIEIGYRTTVLKNLFADLGAYYSRYKDFIGYQLGIDAFIPVGSATPTSVQAYRVSSNATDVVTSQGFSIGLNYYFRKFYALKGNYSWNKLVTQTDDPIIPAFNTPEHKYNVGVSGRDISVFGIPNFGFNINYKWIQGFLFEGSPQFTGFIPTYSLTDAQINWLWKKQNTTLKLGASNIFNQKNFQTYVRSKVGRLAYISLLYELKKS; encoded by the coding sequence ATGAATAGGTATATATTATGTCATTTAGTAATATTTATATATTTCATATTCAGTTGTGGAATAGATCTTCAAGCACAATCTCATTTAAGAGGAACACTAAAGGATGCGATTACCGGTGAGCCTTTGATAGGAGCAACGGTTCTCGTCAAAGGTACTACTAACGGTACAGCTACAGATTATGAAGGAAATTTTATTTTGAACTTAAGCAGCACAGGGTCGCAGAAGATTGAATGCCGGTACAGTGGGTATAAAACGACAGAATTTACTATATCGGATTTGGGAAGATCACATCAGCTAACTCTGGAAGAGGAGACTGTGATGATCGAAGCCATCGAAGTGAAAGGTCAGCGCATTTCTGACAAACAGAAATCCTCTCCTCTTACTGTTGAATCAATGGATTTAATTGCTATAAAGGAAACGCCTTCTGCCAATTTTTATGATGGATTGGGTTCGCTAAAAGATGTGGATTTGACCACGGCTTCTCTTGGATTTACGGTGATTAATACACGCGGTTTCAATAGCACAAGTCCCGTGCGATCACTACAGATTATAGATGGAGTGGACAATCAGTCTCCGGGCTTGAACTTTTCTCTGGGAAATTTTCTGGGCGCTTCAGAATTGGATGTCAACAAAGTGGATCTAATAGTAGGTGCAAGTTCTGCATTCTATGGACCGAATGCATTTAATGGAGTAATCAGTATGGAAACCAAAAACCCATTTCTACACAAAGGTGTCAGCGTTAGTGTCAAATTGGGTGAGCGCAATTTGGTGGAGAACGCTGTTCGATGGGCTGATGTAAAGAAAAACAAATCAGGACATGATTTTTTCGGATACAAGCTGAATTTGTTCCATATGAGAGCTTATGACTGGGAAGCAGATAATTATGATCCGGTTTATGATACAAAAACTGATCGGAACAACCCCGGAGGTTACGATGCTGTGAATATATATGGCGATGAATATCAGAGTTCAAATGATTTGTCCAAGAGTGCTCCAGCCAATCCTGGAATTGGAATATTCCATCGCAAAGGATATAAAGAAACGGATCTGGTAGATTACCATTCTTATAACATTAAAGCAAATGCAGCTTTGCATTTTCGACTAAGACCATCTAAGGTTTTTGAATCACCTGAGTTGATATTTTCATCCAGTTTTGGTGGAGGATCAACAGTTTATCAAGGCGATAATCGTTATTCGCTCAAGAATATTTTATTTTTCCAACATAAGGCAGAATTGATCAAGAGAGACCATTGGTTTCTTCGTTTGTATGGTACACATGAAAATAGTGGAGATTCATATGATCCTTATTTTACAGCACTTAAACTACAAAGCAACGCCAAGTCAAATGATATATTTACAAAAAATTATATCAATTATTGGAATATCAATATTAAACCAAAAATACAATCCATCGAAGGATACCCGAAACCATCCAATTTTATAGGAAATCCTGAAGGATACAATAAAGCATTATCTGAATTTTTAGGTAAAATTCAGGATTCACTTTATCTGTGGCATTTCCTCACTCAAACATTCGCTAACATAGGCGATTCTATAATCAATACCGCGAGTTTTTATGAACCCGGATCAACAGAATTTAATAGTGCCTTTGAATCCATCACTTCGAAAATTGCTTATAGTGAAAACGGCACTAAATTTTACGATAGATCTGCTTTGGTTCATGGACAAGGGGAATATATATTTAAGGATCTTGTAGCCAATCAAATTTTGTCAGATTTTGATATAACAGTCGGCGGAAGTGCAAGAGTTTATTTTCCGGATTCTAAGGGTTCTATTTTGCTGGATACAGGAAATGCTGATATCCGCACTTACGAATATGGATTTTATGTAGGACCTACCCTTAGCTTTTTGCACAATAAGCTAAAATTCAACATTACGGCAAGACTGGACAAACACGAAAATTTTAATTTCTTAGTCTCACCTGCTGCATCAATCGTTTACAACCCTTCAGCAAATAATTATTTGCGCATTTCCTTTTCTTCTGCCATCAGAAATCCGACACTTACCGATCAATACTTGCATTACAATGTGGGAAGAGCGGTTCTATTGGGCAATATCAATGGAATTGATGACCTCATCACAGTTGAATCCTTTGTAGATTTTCTCAATACGGGAAGGAGAGATACTTTGGTTTATTTTTCCATTCCTGCAATACAGCCAGAAAAAGTAAAAACTATAGAAATAGGTTATAGGACTACTGTTTTGAAGAATTTGTTTGCTGACTTAGGTGCATATTATTCACGGTACAAAGACTTTATAGGTTATCAGCTAGGTATCGATGCTTTTATTCCTGTCGGGTCCGCTACTCCTACATCTGTGCAAGCATATCGTGTGAGTTCAAATGCAACTGATGTGGTTACTTCACAGGGTTTTTCAATAGGGCTTAATTATTATTTTAGAAAATTTTATGCATTAAAAGGAAATTATAGTTGGAATAAATTGGTTACTCAAACAGATGATCCGATCATCCCTGCATTTAATACCCCTGAACACAAGTATAATGTTGGAGTTAGCGGAAGAGATATATCCGTTTTTGGAATTCCCAATTTTGGATTTAATATCAATTACAAGTGGATCCAAGGATTCCTTTTTGAAGGCTCTCCACAATTTACCGGCTTTATTCCGACTTACAGTTTGACTGATGCACAGATCAATTGGTTGTGGAAGAAACAAAACACAACTTTAAAGCTTGGAGCATCTAACATTTTCAATCAAAAAAATTTCCAGACATATGTTAGATCTAAAGTAGGTAGATTGGCTTATATATCATTACTTTACGAATTAAAAAAATCTTGA
- a CDS encoding glycosyltransferase family 2 protein, which produces MGLSILLPVYQRSLHPLVEELTQSCNQIPIGDYEIICLDDFSDKEFKIGNKENIDIDDRIFYYENESNLGRSVTRNKLAALARYETLLYLDCDSRLLDLSFISNYIHAKAQYPDRVIYGGTSYGNEPTKSYYLHWLTGIKSEALNEDERNKDEYLSFHSNNFLCDREIILKIPFDPQLIAYGHEDTLWANQLKKANIRIQHIPNPVKHDGLENTEIFLSKTRESVKQLVMLNSVKKQFLGSKLETIGSRLKLLRMDKVYLWFFGCFESKINDRLLNKRPSIYLFKLYKLAWFIRFENREKMN; this is translated from the coding sequence ATGGGATTGTCCATATTATTGCCAGTTTACCAGCGCAGTTTACATCCTTTGGTAGAAGAATTGACTCAATCTTGCAACCAAATACCAATTGGGGATTACGAAATTATTTGTTTGGATGATTTTTCAGACAAGGAATTTAAAATTGGGAATAAGGAAAATATTGATATCGATGATCGCATTTTTTACTACGAGAATGAAAGTAATTTAGGTAGATCAGTTACTAGAAATAAATTAGCTGCATTGGCACGATACGAAACTCTCTTGTACTTGGATTGCGATTCAAGGCTCCTTGATTTGAGTTTCATAAGCAACTATATCCATGCAAAAGCCCAATATCCGGATCGCGTTATTTATGGTGGTACCTCATATGGTAATGAACCTACAAAATCTTACTATTTACACTGGTTAACTGGTATTAAAAGTGAGGCACTTAATGAAGATGAACGAAACAAAGATGAATACCTTAGCTTTCATAGCAATAATTTTTTATGTGATCGCGAGATCATCTTGAAAATTCCATTTGATCCACAACTTATTGCGTATGGTCACGAAGATACACTCTGGGCAAATCAACTAAAGAAAGCCAATATTAGAATACAACATATACCAAATCCGGTAAAGCATGATGGTCTGGAAAATACAGAAATCTTTCTTTCTAAAACTAGAGAATCCGTCAAGCAACTTGTCATGCTTAATTCAGTGAAAAAGCAATTTTTAGGCAGCAAACTGGAAACTATCGGAAGTCGACTCAAATTGCTCCGAATGGACAAAGTTTACCTGTGGTTTTTTGGTTGTTTTGAAAGTAAAATTAATGATCGATTATTGAATAAAAGACCTTCAATTTACCTGTTCAAGTTATATAAATTAGCCTGGTTCATCCGATTTGAAAATCGCGAAAAAATGAACTAG
- a CDS encoding CofH family radical SAM protein → MSSLNYSADFLHQTHSDKRLYAIAEKVKTNQRIDTEDCLYLYQRASLSLLGSLANDIRERKHGAKTFFNKNFHIEPTNVCVYSCSFCSYSRLIKNRIDGWEYSFEDIMSQVKAYDGIPVTEVHIVGGVLPQYDVAFYTNLFKAIKLHRPDLHIKALTPVEYHYIFKKGKLSYQDGMHLMKESGLDSMPGGGAEIFDETIREKIAGGKCSSDQWLEIHRIWHNMGMKSNATILYGHIESYEHRVDHLNRLRILQDETLGFQAFIPLKFRNKDNEMSHLPEVSTIEDLRNYAISRIFLDNFDHIKSYWPMIGRSNAQLALQFGVDDIDGTIDDSTKIYSLAGSEEKSPIMTTYELVNLIRQIDRQPIERDSLYNELKNYSDVEFDEEPRVRAYTALNVIQ, encoded by the coding sequence ATATCCTCATTGAACTATAGCGCAGATTTCCTCCATCAAACTCACTCTGATAAACGATTGTATGCCATTGCTGAAAAAGTAAAAACAAATCAGAGGATCGACACCGAAGACTGTCTTTATCTGTATCAGAGAGCATCATTGTCATTGTTAGGTTCTCTAGCAAATGACATTCGCGAAAGAAAGCATGGAGCTAAAACTTTTTTCAATAAAAATTTTCACATCGAACCTACCAATGTTTGTGTATATTCTTGTAGTTTCTGTTCGTACTCTCGACTGATCAAAAATAGGATTGATGGCTGGGAATACAGTTTTGAAGATATCATGTCGCAGGTGAAAGCATACGATGGAATTCCCGTAACTGAAGTGCACATTGTAGGAGGAGTGCTGCCTCAGTATGATGTAGCTTTTTACACGAATTTATTCAAAGCCATCAAACTGCACAGGCCTGACTTACATATTAAAGCGTTGACACCTGTTGAATATCATTATATATTTAAAAAAGGAAAACTCAGTTATCAAGATGGAATGCATCTCATGAAAGAATCCGGTCTGGATAGCATGCCAGGAGGAGGTGCAGAAATTTTTGATGAAACGATCCGCGAAAAAATTGCAGGAGGCAAATGCTCTTCAGATCAATGGCTGGAGATCCACAGGATCTGGCACAATATGGGAATGAAGAGTAATGCGACAATTCTCTATGGACATATCGAAAGTTATGAACATAGAGTAGACCATCTCAATAGATTGCGAATACTTCAGGATGAGACCCTCGGTTTTCAGGCGTTTATTCCTCTAAAATTCAGAAATAAAGACAACGAAATGTCGCACCTCCCTGAAGTGAGTACAATTGAAGATTTAAGGAACTATGCAATCTCCAGAATATTTCTGGACAACTTTGATCATATCAAGTCTTACTGGCCTATGATCGGTAGGAGTAACGCTCAACTAGCCTTACAGTTCGGCGTTGACGATATTGATGGAACCATCGACGACAGCACCAAGATATACAGTCTGGCAGGGTCAGAAGAGAAATCGCCTATAATGACCACTTACGAACTTGTAAATTTAATTCGCCAGATAGATCGTCAGCCTATAGAACGTGATTCGCTTTATAATGAGCTCAAAAATTATTCAGATGTGGAATTTGATGAAGAACCAAGAGTGAGAGCTTATACAGCTCTAAATGTTATACAGTAG
- a CDS encoding histidine phosphatase family protein, whose translation MKHNLYFIRHGETDENVKRIVQGCGVDSVLNENGLNQGKKFYEHYKNIGFKKMYCSALKRTYQTIQSFEKSHGKIQSDRRLNEISWGEHEGKSGGEEFMRKYFSVINSWKSGDYTAKAIGGESAEELEARCKSFLDDLDYHPGGHTLICTHGRTIRVFACILQNLPLSEMENLAQKNTGLYLFSGDRNQMECTINHSLSHLND comes from the coding sequence ATGAAACACAATTTGTACTTCATCAGACATGGAGAAACCGACGAAAACGTCAAGAGAATAGTTCAAGGTTGTGGTGTGGATTCAGTACTGAATGAAAATGGATTGAACCAAGGAAAAAAATTTTACGAACATTACAAAAATATTGGCTTCAAGAAGATGTATTGTTCAGCCCTGAAAAGAACCTATCAGACGATTCAATCTTTTGAAAAATCGCATGGTAAAATACAATCCGATCGGAGGTTAAACGAGATCTCATGGGGAGAACACGAAGGAAAATCAGGCGGAGAAGAATTCATGCGCAAGTATTTTTCTGTCATTAACTCCTGGAAATCTGGTGATTATACTGCAAAAGCAATTGGTGGCGAAAGTGCAGAAGAATTGGAAGCCAGATGTAAAAGTTTTTTGGATGATCTGGATTATCATCCCGGAGGGCATACTTTAATCTGTACACATGGTAGGACCATCAGGGTTTTTGCGTGCATACTGCAAAACTTGCCACTTTCGGAAATGGAAAATCTGGCACAGAAGAATACAGGTCTTTATCTATTCTCAGGTGATCGAAATCAAATGGAATGCACGATCAACCATAGTTTAAGTCACCTGAATGATTGA
- a CDS encoding menaquinone biosynthesis protein, producing the protein MIEIPQIVAVQYLNTAPMLFGLQEHPQFEDMKLITGTPAFCAEMLLQQEACIALIPVGSLSDFEQAHIISDYCIGCDGAVETVGIWSNKDLDEIRSIKLDAASRTSNLLAQIIVRQFWKKDIIFTDADADAEVVIGDRTFELEDKYKFMWDLGSEWKHFTNLPFVFAVWASLQPVSLEFSEVFNEALSNGIQNLHQWSYKTNLDHSTLMKYLGHSISFPLDDLKKRALLQFLKMNQIQTQLYF; encoded by the coding sequence ATGATTGAAATTCCCCAAATTGTAGCTGTGCAATATCTCAATACAGCACCGATGTTATTTGGACTGCAAGAGCACCCTCAATTCGAGGATATGAAGTTAATCACTGGAACTCCGGCATTTTGTGCAGAGATGTTATTGCAACAGGAAGCGTGCATTGCACTGATCCCTGTTGGTTCATTGTCAGACTTCGAACAAGCTCATATCATTTCTGATTATTGCATAGGATGCGATGGTGCTGTCGAAACCGTTGGAATATGGAGTAATAAAGATTTGGACGAAATTCGATCCATTAAGCTTGACGCCGCTTCCCGCACTTCCAATCTTCTCGCACAAATCATTGTACGGCAATTTTGGAAAAAAGATATAATTTTTACTGATGCAGATGCTGATGCAGAAGTTGTAATTGGAGACAGGACATTTGAATTGGAGGACAAGTATAAGTTTATGTGGGATCTGGGGAGTGAATGGAAGCACTTTACAAATTTGCCATTCGTCTTTGCAGTTTGGGCTTCTCTTCAACCTGTTAGTCTTGAGTTCTCGGAAGTTTTCAATGAAGCTTTAAGCAATGGGATCCAAAACCTACATCAATGGTCTTACAAAACCAATTTGGATCATTCAACACTGATGAAATATTTGGGTCATTCGATTTCCTTTCCTTTAGATGATTTGAAAAAAAGAGCACTCCTTCAATTTCTGAAAATGAATCAAATTCAAACCCAGCTCTACTTTTGA